The DNA window GTCGTCGACGGCTTCGCCGGCGTGCGGGTCTGGAGAGCGGTATCCATCATGAACCTCCTACCCGACCTTCACGCGCGCCACCAACAGGCGGGCGAGCACGAGCACGGTGAACGTGACCAGGAACAGGATGCAGCCCAGCGCCATCAGGGCGTTGAGCTGGAGGCCGATGGCCTCGTTGAACTCGTTGGCGATGCGAGACGCGATGGTGGATCCGGGATCGAAGACCGAGCCCGACAGCCGGTTGGCATTGCCGACCACGAAGGTGACGGCCATCGTCTCGCCGAGCGCGCGGCCGAGTCCGAGCATGACCGCTCCGATGATGCTGACGCCCGCCTGCGGCAGCAGCACGTTGCGCACCACCTCCCAGGTGGTGCAGCCGATGCCGTAGGCGCTCTCGCGCAGCACGGATGGGATCTGATCGAGAATGTCGCGCGCGATCGACGCGATGAACGGGATGATCATGATCGCCAGGATGATGCCGGCCGTCAGGATGCCGACGCCGGAGGGCGTGCGCGCATAAAGAATGGTGCCCACGATGGGCATGCCCTCGACGATGTTCGACACGGGGATCTGCACATAGTTCGCGAAGAGAGGCGCGAAGACGAAGAGGCCCCACATGCCGTAGATGATGCTGGGCACCGCCGCGAGCAGCTCGATGGTGGTCGCCACCGGACGCTTGAGCCAAGGCGGGCAAAGCTGCGTCAGGAAGATCGCGATGCCGAGCGACAGGGGAACGCCGATCACGAGGGCGATCAGCGCCGTCGACAGGGTGCCCACGATGGCCACCCAGGCACCGTACTGGTCCTCGTTGACGTTCCAGACGCTCGACGTGATGAAACCGAAGCCGAACTCGCGGAAGGCCGGCAGGCCTCCATAGATCATGGCACCGATGATGCCCAGGAGCACGATCAGCACCAGGAGGGCCGATCCGAGGCTTGCGAGCCGAAAGATCCGGTCGAAGCCCGATTGGGAGGATCGGCGGGCGGGAGCATCCGCGCGCGTCACGAGACGTTCTTGCGAGAGAGCTGTCATTCGCCGATCCGCTTTGTTGTTCAATCGACCGAGATCAGATTACTGCTTGAAGACGGGCTGGCCCGACGCGTTCTTGATCTCGCTCGCCCAGGTGGCGCGAACCTGATCCTTCAGCTGGCTCGGGAGCGGCACGTAGTCGAGCTCGATAGCCATCTGGTCGCCGTTCTTGAAGGACCAGTCGAAGAACTTCAAGGCCTCCGCCACCTGCTCGGGCTTCTCGGGGGTCTTGGGCACGAGGATGAAGGTCGGCGCCGTGATGGGCCAAGCCTCGTCGCCGGCCTGGTTCGTCAGCGAGATGCCGTAGCCGGGGGCCGACTTCCAATCGGCGTTGGCGGCGGCAGCCTGGAAGGTCTTGGCTTCCGGCGCCACGAACTTGCCGTTCTTGTTCTGAAGCTGCGCGAACGGGATGCTGTTCTGCTTGGCATAGGCGTATTCGACATAGCCGATCGAGTTCGGCACCTGCTTCACGAGAGCCGCCACGCCCTCATTGCCCTTGCCGCCCTGACCGACCGGCCACTGCACGGAGGAACCGGCGCCCGGGCCGCTCTTCCAGCCTTCCGAGACCTGCGACAGGTAGGTGGTGAACACGCTGGTGGTGCCCGATCCGTCGGAGCGGTAGACCGGCGTGATCGCCGCGTTGGGAAGGTTCACGCCCTGATTGACCTGGGCGATCTTGGCGTCGTTCCACTTGGAGATCTTGCCGTTGAAGATGTCGGCCAGCACCTCGCCCGTCAGCTTGAGTTGGCCGGCGCCCTGGACGTTGTAGACGGCCACCACGCCGCCCATGACAGCCGGGAACTGCACGAAGCCGTCCTTCTGCAGATCCTCGCCCTTCAGCGGAGCATCGGTCGCGCCGAAATCGACCGTCTTGGCCCGGATCTGACGGATGCCGCCGCTGGACCCGATGGACTGGTAGTTCATCCGGTTCCCGGTTTCCTTGTTGTAGGCCTCGGCCCACTTGGCATAGATCGGGAACGGGAAGGTCGCGCCCGCGCCCGTGATGTCGGCCGCAGATGCCGTGGTCGTAAGGCTCGCGACGGCAAGGCCGGCCGCAATGGCGTAGGACATAATCTTCACGATAGGTCTCCTGTTCATGCAAGAGCGACAGGCGGCTGAAAAGCCCGGGCCGTGTCTCGCGATGGGACAGCTAGGCCCGACGGATGTCTCCTCTACGACAGTTGGATGACAATTAGATGACACCCCCAAAGGATCCCTTGAGGCGGCCAAAAGCATTGCGACGGGACGGAACTATTGGCGCGGGCCGGCCTCCGGAAAGGTCGCCGTGAACCGGGCGCCCTGCCCGGGCTCGCTGGCGATAGCCAGCTGCCCCCGGTGGCGGTTGACGATATGCTTGACGATGGCAAGACCCAGGCCCGTCCCGCCCTTGTCCCGGCTCTGCACGACATCGACCCGGTAGAACCGCTCGGTCAGACGCGGCAGGTGCTCCGGGGCGATGCCGGGGCCATAATCCTGGACCGAGAAGGCGATCTGCGGCACCGGCCCGTCGATGCGGGCGACCTCGACATCCACCCTTCCACCGCTCTCGCCGTATTTCACGGCGTTCTCGATCAGGTTCTCGGCGATGCGCAGCAGCTCGTCCCGATCGCCGAGGACCAGCGCCGGACGGTTGGGCAGCGAGGCCTTGATGACCATCCCCCTCTCCCGGGCCAGCGGCGAGAGGGTTTCCACCATCTGAGAGGCGATCGTGGCGAGATCGACCGTCTGGGTGGGTGACAGGTGGGCGCGCATCTCGATCCGCGACAGGGACAGGAGATCGTCGATCAGGCGCTTCATGCGCTGCGCCTGCCCCTTCATGATATCGAGGAAACGCTCCCTCGCCCTCACGTCCTCGCGGGCGGGTCCCTGGAGGGTCTCGATGAAGCCGAGAAGCGAAGCCAGGGGCGTGCGCAGCTCGTGGCTCGCATTGGCCACGAAATCGGCCCGCATCGCCTCGAGGCGCCGGGCCGAGGTGAGATCGCGGAAGAACAGGACGACACCGGCCTGGACCTCCGCATCCGAGACGTCCGCCTGCAGGGGGCCGATATGCACCTCGAAGGTCCGTTCCGTCGGGATCCGCTCCGAATACTCGACCTTGAGGGGTTCGCCGGTCTCCAGCACCTCCTGGATGCCGTCGAGCACGTCCGGGCTGCGCAGGGCGAAGGACAGGGGGTGACCCGTCTTGAGGCCCGCCAGGAGGTCGTAGGCGGCCCTGTTGGCCTCGATCACCAGCGCCCGCTGGTTCACCAGGATGACCGGATCAGGGATCTGCGCCAGAACCGCCTCGGCGACGCTCGAGCGCGGGGACGCCTTCGTCTGCGACCTGACGGCCGTTCCGAGCGGGCGCTTGGGGCTCGCCACGAGGAAACCGGTGAGGATCGCCACTCCGGCCCAGACCAGAAGCCACCCGTCCCCATAGCCCCGCACCAGCGCCACGGCGACCAGCACGAAGCAGGCGACGACCGCGCCGCGCAGGGCAGCGTCCCGGATCGGAGTGGCGCTCTGCCGGAGGGCGTCCGGCGTGAGGTCGTCAGGATCGGTCATCGGGCCAGGACGTCTCGGGGATGGGGCCTGCCCTCTTTAGGGGACGGCGGCCCCTGTGTCATCTCCCGCCAAGCTCGACGTCGCCGGAGATCTCGTTCTCGTCCGGTTTGAAGGCCAGGCGGGCCGACCGGATGCGGTTGCGGATCTCATAGGCGCCCAGGATCGCCAGGGCGATCACGAAGGGGACGAGGTAATAGCACAGGCGGTAGAGGAGCAGCGCGCCCAGGACCGGCTCACGGGGATAGTTCGAGAGGGCCAGCAGAATGGTGGCCTCGAAGACCCCGAGGCCGCCCGGCGCATGGCTGGCCACGCCGAGCATGACGGCAAAGATATAGACCGCCAGGAAGGTCTCGAAGCTCAGATTGTGTCCCCCGGGCAGGAGCACGAAGAGAACTCCGGCGCCGGCGCAGACATCCCCCGCGCCGATCAGGATCTGGGCCAGCGACAGGCGAAATCCCGGCAGCTCCAGCTTCCAGCCCTGGATCTTCACGGCGCGCCGCTTGATCGAAACCCAGATCATGTAACCGACGACGAATATGGCGGCGCCAAGGCCCACCAGCTGGTTCATCCAGATGTGGGTGTAGACGAGGCTCGCCAGTTCATCGGCCTTGCTGATCAGGCTCCAGGCCAGGACCAGGGCCATGCCGAGCCAGAAGGTCACGCCGGCGATCACCGTGAGGCTCGCCACCCGCCCCGGGCTCACCCCCTTCGGCGAGTAGATCCAGTAGCGGACCGTGCCGGCCGTCAGCAGGGGGAACCCCAGCGTGAAGCTCACCGCATAGCTGGTGAAGGAGGCGAGCGCCGTTGTGCGATAGCGGATCTGCAGCTTGAGCTGCCGCAGGGCGATGGCATCGTAGCAGGTCAGAAGACTGTAGCTGACGGCGGTCAGGAGGACGGCGAGGCCGATCTGGCGCGGGCTGGCCGCCGTGAAGGCCGCCTTCAGTTCATTGACGTCGATTTCTGACACGATATGCCAGAGAACCACCAGCGAGGCGCCGAACAGAATGATGCTCGCTGCCATCCCGATCCAGGCGAACCGGCGGGAACGGCGCTCCTTCGGATGAAGGGCTTCGGCAGAGGACATCTCCGGCGGCGGCGCCGGACGGGAGCTCATATCATTCATGAAATCGGTCAATCAGCCTCAGCGTGAGAAAGGTCGCATCGGGTACGAAGGCTGTCCTGCATCTATGCGCTGGCATGGGCAACCGCCAGTCGGCACCGGCCTTTTAATGGTTTCGCAAGGCTGGCGCTACTCTTTCGCCGGAGAAAACGCCGCGGGCGCCCGATGTGGGTTGTCAGCCTCGAAAAAGGCCTACAACAATGCTTCCTTTGGCATCGGAGACTTGGCCGCAAGGATGGCCCGGGAGTTTTGAGTGGATTTCAAGGAAACAGAAACGCAATTTGCTGTTCTGGCGGAGTCTCTGCCTCAACTCGTCTGGTCATCCCGTCCCGATGGATCTGTCGATTACGTGAATCGCCGGTGGCGCGAGTTCACGGGACTTCCAGGCGAGCATTTCCTCGGATCCGGTTGGGAGATTGCCATTCATCCCGACGATCTTCCTCAGGTCCGGGAACATTGGCAACGATCCCTTGAGACCGGACAGGCCTATGAATGGGAGTACCGGGTCCGAACCGCTGCAGGCGGGTACGAATGGTTTCTCAGCCGAGCCATCCCGATCCAGGATCTGTCCGGAAAGATCACCCGATGGTTCGGCACGAGCACGAATATCAATGCGCAGAAGACCGCCGAGGAAGCCGTGCGCATGCTCGAGAACCAGTACAGGATCGCCCTCGAGGCCGCCGATCTCGGGACCTGGCAGATCGACCTGGACAAGAACCTGATCACCTGGGACGAGGGCTCGTGCGCCCTCTACCATCTTCCTCATAACGGATTGTACAGCCTCACTCTCGAAGAGGCCTGGGCCATGATCCATCCCGAGGACGTGGAGGGGGTCAGGGCCAGGATTGCTGCGGCCGCCTCTGCCGGAGCCGACGGCAAGTATGACAGCCAGTACCGGGCTATCCTGCCTGATGGGAAACTCCGCTGGTTCCGCTCGCACGGACAGGCGCTCTACACCGAAGAGGGCGGGACCCATCGCGCAGTGAGCCTGTATGGCGTCGTCAGCGACATCACCGAGCGACATGCTCTGGAAGAGGCCCAGAAGCTTCTGACACGCGAGCTCAACCATCGTGTGAAGAACCTGTTCGCGATTGCGAACGGCATGGTTTCGATGACCGCCCGCACGGCTAAGGACCCCAAGGACATGGCCAATGCCCTGCGCGGGCGTCTGAGCGCTCTCTCGCGGGCGCACGAACTGGTGCAGCCCGTCGCGGGAGGAGAGACAGGGCAAGGTCCCGACGTGGAACTTGGCCGGCTGATCGAGGCTGTTCTCGAACCCTACCGGCAGTCCGGCCAGAACAGGATCGCCACCGAAGGCCCGCGCGTGCTCGTGGGGTCCAACACGACGACGAGCCTCGCGCTCGTCCTGCATGAGCTGGCGACCAATGCCGCCAAATACGGCTGTCTCTCATGCGCAGAGGGGGACCTCGCCATCCACTGGACCCTTCAGGGAGACGACGTCGACCTCCTGTGGACCGAGAGCGGTGGCCCGACCATCGAGAGCCCCCCGACCTTCGAGGGTTTCGGCACGCAACTGTCCCAGAGAAGCATCACCGGACAACTGGGCGGCACTCTCGACCGCGAATGGCGGCCGGAAGGCTTGCGCGTCCACATGATCCTGCCAGTCAGCCGGTTGAGCGCCTGAGCGGTCATGACCATTCACCGCCGCGTCCTGATACTGGGCGGAGCACGCTCGGGGAAAAGCCGCACTGCGCTGCAGCTGGCTGAGAGCACATCGCCTGAGCGAGACTATATCGCGACGGCTCAGGCTTTCGACGACGAGATGCGCGAGCGCATCGATCGGCATCGCGCCGAGCGCGACCGATCCTGGCAGACGATCGACGCGCCCCTGGATCTCGTTGAGGCCGTTCAGGCACGGGCCGCCCCCAGACACGCCGTGCTGGTCGATTGCCTGACGCTGTGGCTCTCGAACATCATGCTGGCGGGGCGCGATCCGTCCCGGGAGGCCGATCGGCTCGTTCAGACTGTCCGGGACGCCCGGGGTCCCCTCATCCTGGTCTCGAACGAGGTCGGCCACGGTATCGTCCCGTCGACCCCTCTTGGACGCTCGTTCCGGGACGAGCAGGGCCGCCTCAATCAAAGGGTCGCTGAGGTCTGCGATGCCGTGATCTTTGTCGCGGCTGGCCAACCAATCCTGCTCAAACCCGCCCCTCCCCTGCGGCTGCACCTGGAATAGACCGCGATCAGCGCACCTTCGCCCGGGCCTCGGCTCCCAGATGATCGATGGCCGCGGGTGTCGAGGGCCCGCCGCAGATCGTCAGCTTGCCGGGAAGCACCAAACGTCGGCTCGGGGGCACGGCCTCGGCAAGGGCCGGGTGAAGGAGCAGCGCCGTCCCGTTGTCGACCGCCTGGTCCGTAGCCGCATCGAGAAGCATGAAGGCCGGTGGCGTCGTGACGATCCTCTCGAGGCGCGCCACTCCTCCTTCGACCAGCCCCAGAGCCTCCTGGTGAAGCTTGAAGCCCATGCGGACCAGAATCTCGCCGAGGGGCGAACGGGGTGACGTGACCCAACCGCCCCGTTCCAGGGACAGGATGCTCTGTCCCTCAGGCACGGTTCCGCGCGCCCGCTCCAGAGCGGCATCGATCAGGGCGATCAGAGCCTCCCCGCGCTCCGGTTGACCGAGCCGACGGGCCAATGTGCGGATCTGGCTGCGTCCATCCGCGAGGTTCTCCCAGGGTCCCAGCGACAGCACGTCTATCCCTTGCCGTGACAGAAGCGCGACCTGCTCCCGCTGGCCGTAGGTGCCCGTCAGCACGAGATCCGGCCGCTCGACGATGATGGATTCGGCACTGCCGTCATTCAGGGGAACCGCGCCAGCCTGATCGGCCAGAAAGGCAATGGACGGATCCCGCGCGAGCCGGCTTAACGAGGCGATCTGGCTGCGATCCGCCAGCGCGAGCAGCAGCTGATCCGTACAGAGATTGAGAGACGCGATCCTTTCAGGCCGCGCGTGAGCCTGCGTGTCTCCGGGAATGAATGTCGTCAGGAACGGCAGAAGGAGCAACCAAGCATGCCGGAGGATGGATCTGAGGAGCATCGTGGGTGGACCGGGTCTGCGAGCTGCAGGCTCTTTATACCCGACGATCCATCGGCGGAAGCACGCGCATGTCCATGGGCAGCCTTGGTGCCGAGGCGCAGGATCGCTCTCGATGGCAGATCCCACAGTGCGGTTTCCCGAGGAGGACTTGAGATCCACACGTTGTGACGTCGAGTATTACGTTGCGGCAAATGAGTAAAGCTTGCCTATTGTCGGCTCATCAAATTGTATTATTACCCCTGCGTCATCTCGCCATCAGTTATATGGTTCTCATTCTAAGATTTTCGTTGGGAAATAAGGCTTCCATGAAGATGATCATTCATGAATCAGCCTGAACAAATAGTCGCACCCGGGAACAAATTCGAAATTTTAACGCCAAGCTGACCTATTCTGGACATATCACCCTAGCACATACTTGCCTCCGTTGAACGAAGAACGGCCGTGCACCCGCCTTGGCGGAGAAGCGGCGCACTCTTGGGGGCTTATCCATATGCAAATCCCTCTGACAGCGTCTCATGACGCATGCCAGCAGACGGCCATTTGCCTCGAAAGCGAGAACAGGAGCGGGTCTTCTACCGTCCGTGACGCCGTTGACCGGCTCTCACGGCTGCAGGGTGGGAGAACGCTCCTCGACCTCACCAAGTCCTTCGGTTTTGGCGCATGCCTGACGATTGCCATCGGCACGGCCGTCCACACGCCCAGCGCCTCGGCGGCTGAGTCGTGGACGGCGTTGCCACCGGCCCTCGATGCCGGCCAGAACGCCATCCGGGTGCCGCCTGTGCAGCCGATGACACCGTCCACCCTGTCGGCCGGGAACACCGCGCCGGCGGACCCGCTCGAAGCCATCGCTTCTGTCGGGGCCGTGAACGCGACGCCGGCCGAACTGCAGAAGCAGATCATCCTGTCCATTCCCCTGACCGATGCACCGACCTCTGGCAGCACCGCGACCGAGGAACCTGTCTCCCGCGAGCTCACGGAATTCATGGAGTTCGAGGACATGCGCGTGCCCGTCTGGATCGTCGACACGATCCTGCGCGCCTCCAAGGCAACGGGTGCAGATCCCGTGTACATGATGGCCCTGGCGGACAAGGAATCGAGCTTCCTGCCAGGCAACAAGGCGTCAACCTCGTCCGCGCTCGGCCTGTTTCAGTTCATTTCCAGCACATGGCTGGAAGCCGTCAAATCATTCGGCCCCATGCACGGCCTGATCGCCGAAGCGGAGGCGGTCGTCGGTTCGGGGGCTAAGATCGAGGTGACCGACGCGACGATGCGGGAGCATATCCTCGGCCTGCGCCGAAATCCCTACATCTCGGCTCTCATGGCAGCCGAGATGATGAAGCGCGACAAGGGGAAGATCGAGACGAAGCTCGGACGCAAGCTCAGTCGCTCGGAGTTCTATCTCTCCCACTTCTTCGGAGTCGATAGTGC is part of the Microvirga terrae genome and encodes:
- the pstC gene encoding phosphate ABC transporter permease subunit PstC; translation: MTALSQERLVTRADAPARRSSQSGFDRIFRLASLGSALLVLIVLLGIIGAMIYGGLPAFREFGFGFITSSVWNVNEDQYGAWVAIVGTLSTALIALVIGVPLSLGIAIFLTQLCPPWLKRPVATTIELLAAVPSIIYGMWGLFVFAPLFANYVQIPVSNIVEGMPIVGTILYARTPSGVGILTAGIILAIMIIPFIASIARDILDQIPSVLRESAYGIGCTTWEVVRNVLLPQAGVSIIGAVMLGLGRALGETMAVTFVVGNANRLSGSVFDPGSTIASRIANEFNEAIGLQLNALMALGCILFLVTFTVLVLARLLVARVKVG
- the pstS gene encoding phosphate ABC transporter substrate-binding protein PstS — protein: MKIMSYAIAAGLAVASLTTTASAADITGAGATFPFPIYAKWAEAYNKETGNRMNYQSIGSSGGIRQIRAKTVDFGATDAPLKGEDLQKDGFVQFPAVMGGVVAVYNVQGAGQLKLTGEVLADIFNGKISKWNDAKIAQVNQGVNLPNAAITPVYRSDGSGTTSVFTTYLSQVSEGWKSGPGAGSSVQWPVGQGGKGNEGVAALVKQVPNSIGYVEYAYAKQNSIPFAQLQNKNGKFVAPEAKTFQAAAANADWKSAPGYGISLTNQAGDEAWPITAPTFILVPKTPEKPEQVAEALKFFDWSFKNGDQMAIELDYVPLPSQLKDQVRATWASEIKNASGQPVFKQ
- a CDS encoding ATP-binding protein → MTDPDDLTPDALRQSATPIRDAALRGAVVACFVLVAVALVRGYGDGWLLVWAGVAILTGFLVASPKRPLGTAVRSQTKASPRSSVAEAVLAQIPDPVILVNQRALVIEANRAAYDLLAGLKTGHPLSFALRSPDVLDGIQEVLETGEPLKVEYSERIPTERTFEVHIGPLQADVSDAEVQAGVVLFFRDLTSARRLEAMRADFVANASHELRTPLASLLGFIETLQGPAREDVRARERFLDIMKGQAQRMKRLIDDLLSLSRIEMRAHLSPTQTVDLATIASQMVETLSPLARERGMVIKASLPNRPALVLGDRDELLRIAENLIENAVKYGESGGRVDVEVARIDGPVPQIAFSVQDYGPGIAPEHLPRLTERFYRVDVVQSRDKGGTGLGLAIVKHIVNRHRGQLAIASEPGQGARFTATFPEAGPRQ
- a CDS encoding lysylphosphatidylglycerol synthase domain-containing protein gives rise to the protein MSSRPAPPPEMSSAEALHPKERRSRRFAWIGMAASIILFGASLVVLWHIVSEIDVNELKAAFTAASPRQIGLAVLLTAVSYSLLTCYDAIALRQLKLQIRYRTTALASFTSYAVSFTLGFPLLTAGTVRYWIYSPKGVSPGRVASLTVIAGVTFWLGMALVLAWSLISKADELASLVYTHIWMNQLVGLGAAIFVVGYMIWVSIKRRAVKIQGWKLELPGFRLSLAQILIGAGDVCAGAGVLFVLLPGGHNLSFETFLAVYIFAVMLGVASHAPGGLGVFEATILLALSNYPREPVLGALLLYRLCYYLVPFVIALAILGAYEIRNRIRSARLAFKPDENEISGDVELGGR
- a CDS encoding PAS domain-containing protein, with the protein product MDFKETETQFAVLAESLPQLVWSSRPDGSVDYVNRRWREFTGLPGEHFLGSGWEIAIHPDDLPQVREHWQRSLETGQAYEWEYRVRTAAGGYEWFLSRAIPIQDLSGKITRWFGTSTNINAQKTAEEAVRMLENQYRIALEAADLGTWQIDLDKNLITWDEGSCALYHLPHNGLYSLTLEEAWAMIHPEDVEGVRARIAAAASAGADGKYDSQYRAILPDGKLRWFRSHGQALYTEEGGTHRAVSLYGVVSDITERHALEEAQKLLTRELNHRVKNLFAIANGMVSMTARTAKDPKDMANALRGRLSALSRAHELVQPVAGGETGQGPDVELGRLIEAVLEPYRQSGQNRIATEGPRVLVGSNTTTSLALVLHELATNAAKYGCLSCAEGDLAIHWTLQGDDVDLLWTESGGPTIESPPTFEGFGTQLSQRSITGQLGGTLDREWRPEGLRVHMILPVSRLSA
- the cobU gene encoding bifunctional adenosylcobinamide kinase/adenosylcobinamide-phosphate guanylyltransferase — translated: MTIHRRVLILGGARSGKSRTALQLAESTSPERDYIATAQAFDDEMRERIDRHRAERDRSWQTIDAPLDLVEAVQARAAPRHAVLVDCLTLWLSNIMLAGRDPSREADRLVQTVRDARGPLILVSNEVGHGIVPSTPLGRSFRDEQGRLNQRVAEVCDAVIFVAAGQPILLKPAPPLRLHLE
- a CDS encoding ABC transporter substrate-binding protein, which gives rise to MLLLPFLTTFIPGDTQAHARPERIASLNLCTDQLLLALADRSQIASLSRLARDPSIAFLADQAGAVPLNDGSAESIIVERPDLVLTGTYGQREQVALLSRQGIDVLSLGPWENLADGRSQIRTLARRLGQPERGEALIALIDAALERARGTVPEGQSILSLERGGWVTSPRSPLGEILVRMGFKLHQEALGLVEGGVARLERIVTTPPAFMLLDAATDQAVDNGTALLLHPALAEAVPPSRRLVLPGKLTICGGPSTPAAIDHLGAEARAKVR
- a CDS encoding transglycosylase SLT domain-containing protein, yielding MQIPLTASHDACQQTAICLESENRSGSSTVRDAVDRLSRLQGGRTLLDLTKSFGFGACLTIAIGTAVHTPSASAAESWTALPPALDAGQNAIRVPPVQPMTPSTLSAGNTAPADPLEAIASVGAVNATPAELQKQIILSIPLTDAPTSGSTATEEPVSRELTEFMEFEDMRVPVWIVDTILRASKATGADPVYMMALADKESSFLPGNKASTSSALGLFQFISSTWLEAVKSFGPMHGLIAEAEAVVGSGAKIEVTDATMREHILGLRRNPYISALMAAEMMKRDKGKIETKLGRKLSRSEFYLSHFFGVDSASRFIALVDDTPKKSAPDAFPAAAKSNKSLFFTKDGKKTRQLSVAEVYDKIDDMIDKRLNRYEAVSARATADGSAF